The following coding sequences are from one Rutidosis leptorrhynchoides isolate AG116_Rl617_1_P2 chromosome 11, CSIRO_AGI_Rlap_v1, whole genome shotgun sequence window:
- the LOC139874446 gene encoding protein OCTOPUS-like has product MPQPQTRSVTKTRTRTRRFTVCHRHPSEPVTGFCALCLHDRLADLDSSTSGSAEVEKTVVCSRPSRGHGVYPATVPELRRSKSVAADKCNVVDRDVMDQRRKSCDVRARSSLSDLFVTESMKLGFSDVNEDEEIRVLDDGGDEIRVSDDFSVSDEGEKRTMKEMIEIEIELQNKRKNFWESASVFSQKLRKWRQKQKEKKECRPKIGQLGQFRDSQCQSEVTDYGLGRRSCDTEPRFSIDANRLSVDDPRCSFDEHRASWDGYMIARSIPRLTPIVDNSILAPIDRGMNPISEDGVSSGGSGQSNSDYRGSSSSSMKSSSTKTVGSSGEDGNLGSNARVSPANDVTFERTKLVITEKELKDWHLNSVVNENIESNSNGTVSSSKTSAMNGYKKAIPSRWKKVCNLWGQKPKLDDKKNVQTINSSAKLIRNASIVNSRNRSDQSCRDMVLDRNRSKRYSTSDINSGLLRLYLTPFRNTRRSKSGKNRGPFMVSNGFQLN; this is encoded by the coding sequence ATGCCGCAACCTCAAACCCGTAGCGTTACCAAAACCCGTACCCGAACTCGCCGATTCACCGTCTGTCACCGTCACCCTAGTGAACCTGTAACCGGTTTCTGCGCATTATGTTTACACGACCGGCTCGCCGATCTAGACTCGTCTACTTCCGGTTCAGCTGAAGTTGAGAAAACAGTTGTATGCAGTCGTCCGAGTAGAGGTCACGGCGTCTATCCGGCGACGGTGCCGGAGCTCCGTCGGAGTAAATCTGTTGCTGCTGATAAATGTAATGTGGTAGATAGAGATGTTATGGATCAGCGAAGGAAATCGTGTGATGTTAGGGCTCGTAGTAGCTTATCGGATTTGTTTGTTACTGAatcgatgaaattagggttttcagaTGTAAATGAAGatgaagaaattagggttttggatgatggtggtgatgaaattagggtttcagATGATTTCAGTGTTTCAGATGAAGGCGAAAAGAGAACAATGAAAGAAATGATCGAAATTGAGATCGAATTACAAAACAAACGGAAGAATTTTTGGGAATCAGCTTCTGTTTTTAGTCAGAAATTGCGAAAATGGAGACAAAAACAGAAGGAAAAGAAGGAATGTAGGCCAAAAATAGGACAATTAGGTCAATTTAGGGATAGTCAATGTCAATCTGAGGTGACAGATTATGGATTAGGTAGAAGATCATGTGATACAGAACCTCGGTTTTCGATTGATGCGAATCGATTATCAGTTGACGATCCGCGGTGTTCATTTGATGAGCATCGAGCTTCTTGGGATGGATATATGATTGCGAGATCGATTCCTAGGCTTACACCGATTGTAGACAACTCGATTTTAGCTCCTATTGATAGGGGGATGAATCCGATAAGTGAAGATGGTGTGAGTTCTGGTGGTTCAGGGCAGTCGAATTCGGATTACAGAGGGAGTAGTTCGAGTTCAATGAAAAGTTCGAGTACGAAAACGGTTGGATCAAGTGGTGAAGATGGGAATTTGGGTTCGAATGCTAGGGTTTCGCCTGCAAATGATGTTACTTTTGAAAGAACAAAGTTGGTTATTACCGAAAAGGAATTGAAAGATTGGCATTTGAATTCTGTTGTGAATGAAAACATTGAGAGTAACTCGAATGGGACGGTTTCGAGTAGTAAAACGAGTGCGATGAACGGGTATAAAAAGGCGATTCCAAGTAGGTGGAAAAAGGTGTGTAATTTATGGGGTCAGAAGCCTAAACTTGATGACAAAAAGAATGTACAAACTATAAATTCAAGTGCGAAACTTATTCGAAATGCGAGTATTGTGAATTCAAGAAACAGAAGTGATCAAAGTTGTAGAGATATGGTGTTGGATAGGAACAGAAGCAAGCGGTATTCGACTAGCGATATCAATAGCGGTTTGTTGAGGTTGTACTTGACACCATTTAGGAACACTAGAAGGAGCAAATCAGGTAAAAACAGGGGTCCATTTATGGTCAGCAATGGCTTCCAGCTGAACTAA